The window ACTGTAATACTATTAACTGGCTCGGATACGACAGTTTCTTTCGTAACCGTTTTTTCGACTACAGCCCCATTAATTTGAGAAACTAGATAAGAAACTTCTTTCTGACCGTTAGACCCTTCTTGTTTAACAACTGTTTCGCCTTTGAACTTTGAGTCATCTTCTTCAATGATTTTTTCAAAAGGCATTTCCACTAACGAATTTGTTTCTTTCACAATTTCTACATTCAGTAGTGGTTTTTCAACCGTAATATTGATTTCTTGACCAATTTGAAGTAAAGAGTCTTCTTTTAAATCTGGATTCAACTCCAAAATTTGTGCAGTCGTTAGATTATGAGTATTTGCTATTGAACCAAGTACATCACCTGATTGTACTGCATATACTTCTTTTTCAAGAGAACCTGTTTTTAAAAATTCCACTGCCTTCGCAGGTGTTAAAATCTGTTTCGGATCAATTTTTGCTTCGTCACCAGAAATTGCTTCTACTAATTTAATTTCTTTGATACGAGTTTCATCAGCTTTTAAAGCGGGTAGAGTTTCAATAGATGCATTTGCTTCATACTTTTGTAACTCTTCTGCTGTCACATACTGAAGTTTCAATAAGCGAATTGTTTCCTCGTAAGCAGCTTGATCCTTTAAATAAAGAACTGGCTGACCATCAATTTGTAGTGCATAGCTTTCTGCTTCTACGATCATTTCCTCATTCAACTTTGCGATTGTATTAGCATCGTCCGTTTCGTAAGAAAATACTTGTTCAGGAATTAAAGTAACACTAGAATCCCCATCAAAAACGTAATCTTGATAGATTGCTTTTGCTTCCTGTTCTTTGGTTTCGATAATTTCTGTAACAGCAACTTCATTTGAAACTGCTCCTACATATGTATCTCCTACGTAGACGTGGTATATTTTTTCAAAACCACTAGCACTTGTTGTATTTGCATATATAAAGCTAGAACTAAATGTTGTGAACAATAAAGTAGATATAGCCGCTTTTTTAAAGATGTTAGTTTTACTAGATTTAAGACTTATAGTTTGTTTCTTTGTAAAGTCCCCGTTGACGTTCCATTTCGAACTCATGATAAAGCCCCTTCCAAAGATCACCCATTCAATGGGCTAATTTCCATGTGAAAATTTCACTTTTTTACTGTACCATAATCTTTTTTTCTATTAAACCATTTGAGTCCTTTGTAACGAAAATGTATTATTTGAATATTCGCTGTTACAAAATAGGAAAATAAAACTAGAGTACCGTAACACCCTTATGATAAATAGATATATTCATTAAATTTCTATTATTATTTCTAAATAAACCTTCTTTTCTTTTAATTTTTTGCTATATATTTAAAAAGTTCTTAATTTTCAGTATAATTATATTGTTCTACACATTCGCAGCCAACTGTTTTTCTTCGACAAAACAACTACTAACCTATTGATATTTTTTAGGAAATTCTTCTCACTCCATAAATATTTCAATCCATTATTTTTTTCAATCCATTTTTAATCTTTTTTAATACTGATCCATATATTTATAAGAGTAGATTAGGGGGAAATGAATGATCAAAAATAAAACCATCTATGCTTCTGAGAAAAATAAAATTAGTATTGGAACCAAAGTTTTACGCATTATGATGGTCATCATCGGTGCTCTCATTTTCGCTGTTGGTCTTGAGTTATTTTTAGTGCCAAATACAGTAATGGATGGTGGAGTTGTCGGGATTTCTATTATTGTATCTCACTTAACCGGAATACCTACGGGAATATTCATTTTCTTTATTAA is drawn from Lysinibacillus sp. SGAir0095 and contains these coding sequences:
- a CDS encoding M23 family metallopeptidase; protein product: MSSKWNVNGDFTKKQTISLKSSKTNIFKKAAISTLLFTTFSSSFIYANTTSASGFEKIYHVYVGDTYVGAVSNEVAVTEIIETKEQEAKAIYQDYVFDGDSSVTLIPEQVFSYETDDANTIAKLNEEMIVEAESYALQIDGQPVLYLKDQAAYEETIRLLKLQYVTAEELQKYEANASIETLPALKADETRIKEIKLVEAISGDEAKIDPKQILTPAKAVEFLKTGSLEKEVYAVQSGDVLGSIANTHNLTTAQILELNPDLKEDSLLQIGQEINITVEKPLLNVEIVKETNSLVEMPFEKIIEEDDSKFKGETVVKQEGSNGQKEVSYLVSQINGAVVEKTVTKETVVSEPVNSITVVGTKVISSRGTGSFAWPAVGGYISSHMGERWGSYHRGIDIARPSNYNIKASDNGVVTAAGWDGTYGQRIVINHNNGYETVYAHLSEINVSVGQVVPQGSVIGIMGSTGRSTGTHLHFEMHKNGALVNPLSYLNN